One genomic window of Pecten maximus chromosome 3, xPecMax1.1, whole genome shotgun sequence includes the following:
- the LOC117323718 gene encoding uncharacterized protein LOC117323718, with protein MGIVTSCERRTISLFDPSESTFPCFNRVDPAFKLLGEQPEKWKGLADISNTNTFLRNPYEKDAERDYLAHQIRDTTDVATLPPNRFPVPADVELPIDYPLWLANFINKKEGMRLKLGVASLSMPDEYISKVAEVAYLLKTLHYLKFTYMHEVDSARPRFLLWEVHKGRRERCLCVHRRRRLYPRIVIMKRTETFNIIGKGFMLRLFPVPERADPDQYCADRNNGELPISLGTYTRTLDTVPAMSIEWNVRLWAWENNQP; from the exons ATGGGTATTGTGACGAGCTGTGAGCGACGAACAATATCTTTATTCGACCCGAGCGAATCGACTTTTCCGTGTTTTAATAGAGTTGACCCTGCGTTCAAGCTATTAGGGGAACAGCCCGAAAAGTGGAAAGGCCTCGCGGATATCAGTAACACCAACACATTCCTCCGGAACCCGTATGAGAAGGATGCTGAAAGGGACTACTTAGCTCATCAGATACGGGACACCACCGACGTCGCCACATTGCCGCCAAACCGATTCCCCGTCCCGGCAGACGTAGAACTACCCATTGATTACCCGCTTTGGTTAGCCAACTTCATCAACAAGAAAGAAGGGATGCGATTGAAGTTGGGTGTGGCGTCATTGTCGATGCCCGATGAATATATATCTAAGGTGGCTGAGGTTGCCTACCTACTTAAAACACTTCACTACCTCAAATTCACATACATGCACGAGGTGGACTCTGCACGTCCTCGATTCCTGCTGTGGGAGGTTCATAAAGGTAGGCGGGAACGCTGTCTGTGTGTTCATAGACGTCGCCGACTCTACCCAAGGATCGTCATCATGAAGAGGACAGAAACTTTCAATATTATAG GTAAAGGGTTCATGTTGAGGTTATTTCCGGTACCTGAAAGAGCAGACCCTGACCAATACTGCGCTGATCGAAATAATGGGGAACTCCCAATATCTCTGGGTACGTATACTCGTACCCTGGATACCGTGCCCGCAATGTCTATCGAATGGAACGTCCGCCTATGGGCCTGGGAGAACAATCAACCCTAG